gtttttgatcGAAAAAGCATTTCAATTAGGCTTGCGTGTATGCAGTGGATTGATTTTCGGTCTTCCAACCTCCCTCCGTGTGGATCTTTGTGGTGGAAGAGCAGCCATACCACCAATCCCATTGGGATGCACAACCTTGGAAGGTGGTGCAAACTGTGGTGCACTCGCAGAAGCAACAGTAGTGGTGTTTGGTTTCTTCGGGGTGATTTCATGCGCAACTTGATTTTCAGCTCCTTCTTGCACAGTAGCCCCCACTTCTTTGTCATTATTCTTCATGTTTAGCTGTCTTCCCTTCGGTGcaaacttttcataaacAGAATCCCTCGCAGTAGCCGTCGCTTTATCCTTTAGTACGCTTGCTGGAACATGTTTTGACGTAGTCTGATCGATGGTATGTCTGATGGATTGAGCTTGATACTTGGGATCAAAGATGTTCTCTTCGCCAATGTGGTGTTCATTCTGTACGGAAGTTGCTGCCTTAGCTGTGACAAAGGTAATTTTTTCTGCTTCTAAAATTGAGTCAGGATTTGTGCTTTGTTTAGCCATCATCAGATCTGTATCTGCTGGTAGAACATTACTATTTGCGTTGCCCATATTTATCAGGTCGtcatcttgaaaatcatcGCTAAACATAAGAGAATCATCCAGTAGATCATCTTGATCTTGTTTGGAGGCATCAGAGTGCTTACTAATGTTGCTACTGTTGTTGGTGTCGGTAGGAGTAGCTGTCGCAGATGCGCTCTTATTTGTTATATTCTCCAGTTTAACCAGATTTTTTGTCGAATCCGAAGCGGCGCTTGTAACTTTGGTCAAttgtcttcttttatttgggtattgttgttgttgttgttgttgttcatGATTTTCATGCAAAGTATTCGATCTTGAGCTT
The window above is part of the Saccharomyces kudriavzevii IFO 1802 strain IFO1802 genome assembly, chromosome: 13 genome. Proteins encoded here:
- the RAD52 gene encoding recombinase RAD52 (similar to Saccharomyces cerevisiae RAD52 (YML032C); ancestral locus Anc_5.575); protein product: MNDIKDMDEKKPFFGNHSEDIQTKLDKKLGPEYISKRVGFGTSRIAYIEGWRVINLANQIFGYNGWSTEVKSVVIDFLDERQGRFSIGCTAIVRVTLTSGTYREDIGYGTVENEKRKPAAFERAKKSAVTDALKRSLRGFGNALGNCLYDKDFLAKIDKVKFDPPDFDENNLFRPTDEISESSRSNTLHENHEQQQQQQQYPNKRRQLTKVTSAASDSTKNLVKLENITNKSASATATPTDTNNSSNISKHSDASKQDQDDLLDDSLMFSDDFQDDDLINMGNANSNVLPADTDLMMAKQSTNPDSILEAEKITFVTAKAATSVQNEHHIGEENIFDPKYQAQSIRHTIDQTTSKHVPASVLKDKATATARDSVYEKFAPKGRQLNMKNNDKEVGATVQEGAENQVAHEITPKKPNTTTVASASAPQFAPPSKVVHPNGIGGMAALPPQRSTRREVGRPKINPLHTRKPN